The genomic region GACGTACCGTGGGGTGACTATGACCGAGGGCACCTTCGAGGCTTATCGCAGGGCGGAGTCGCTCCTGGCCGCGAACCGGCCGCTGGACGCGCTGCGCCAGCTGGAGCCCGTCCTGGAGTCCGATCCGGAGCTGCCAAGTGTTCATCTGCTGGCCGCCAGGTGTTACCTGCACTCCGCCCAGCTGACCAGGGCCGAGCGGGGTTTCCGCCGGGTGCTGGAGCTGGACCCCACCGACCACTACGCCCGGTTCGCGCTGGGCCGGACCCTGCAACGGCAGAGCAGGCTGTCCGAGGCGATCACCCAGCTGCGGATGGCCGCGGCCATGCACCCGACACCGGACTACCTGGAGGCGGTCAACGAGGTGCGGGCCCGGATCATGCTGCGGGAGAAGGACACCGGCACCTGAGGCACCGGTTCGGGGTCAGCGCTGGCCGAGGCTGCCGCGGGCGTACCGGTCGGCCAGGCCGAAGACCTTCTGGCCGTACTCCACCGAGTTGTTGTAGGTGAAGGTGGCCGCCCACCAGTCCTTGCCGGTGCCCAGGTCCCGGTTGCTCGCGCACAGGTAGCGCCCCGCGGCCACCGCGGCGTCGTCGATGTCCTGCGGATCGGCCTTGCCGTCCCCGTCCGCGTCAGCGGCGAAGCGCTTCCAGGTGGCCGGGATGAACTGCATCGGCCCGACCGCCCGGTCCCACTGGGTGTCGCCGTCGAGCTGGCCCTTGTCGGTGTCCGGGATGGCCTTGAAGCCCGGTGAGCCGTCCAGCGGCACGCCGATGATCGGCTTGGACGGACGGCCGTCGTCCTGCAGCGTGGCGCCGCCGTAGCGGTTGTGGTTGGACTCGATCCGGCCGATCGCGGCGATGGTGGCCCAGGTGATCCGGCAGCGCGGCTTCTCCTTGCGCAGGGTCAGGTCGGCCACCGCGTAGGCCCGCAACGCGCGGGCCGGCACCTCGATGGCCTCGCCGACCTTGCCCGCCCAGTCCCCGATCGGGTCCGGGGCCTGACCGCCCTGGGCGGCCGGTGGCGGCTGGCGCTCCGGCAGCACCTCGCCGGGCACCGCGGAACCGGGTTCCACCGGCACCGCGACGATCGGCGGCTCCACCCGGCGCGGGGTCCGGTCCGGCTCCAGGAACTGGGTCAGCGACCACACGCCCGCGCCCGCGACCCCGATCACCACACCGGCGATGACCAGCCGGATCGCGACCCCACCACGGCGCGATGGCGGCTCGGGAGTGGGCGTCGGCGCGGACGGCGGAGCGGGGGTGACCACCAGACCAGGCTACGCACACTCCGCACCGGCCCGGTAAGACCGATGTCTCCGCAGGTCAGCGGGCCGCGATCAGGCCTTGCGGCTGTTGCGGCCGTAGTGGTCGGCCCGGTCCAGCACGTCCTGGCCGTAGCGGCGGCTCTCGTTGTAGGTGGTCACCGCGCGCCACCAGCCCTCCGGCGTGCCCAGGTCGCCGCCGCTGGCGCACAGGTAGCGGGCGGCGGAGAGGGCGGCGTCGTCCAGGTCGTCGGGGTCGGTGCGGCCGTCGGTGTCCGCGTCGATCCCCCAGTCCTTCCAGGTGGTGGGGATGAACTGGAGCGGGCCCATGGCGCGGTCCCACACGGTGTCGCCGTCCAGCTGTCCGCCGTCGGTGTCCTTGATCGCCTTCACCCCTGGCCGCCCGTCCAGCGGGATGCCGCGGATGTCGGTGGTGGGGCGGGCGGAGGCGTCCAGTTTGGCGCCGTTGAACCGGCCGTGGTTGGACTCCACCTGCCCGATGCCGGCCAGCGCGGTCCAGGTGATCCGGCAGGCGGGCTGCTCAGCGGCGGTGACCGCGGCGGCGTAGCCGTAGGCCTCCAGCGCGGCCTTGGGCACGTTGAGCTTCATCGAGTGCGCGGCGGCCCACTCGGCCAGCTGCGCCTGCGGCCGCACCCCGGGCGCGGACGCGGCCAGCGCGGGCAGCTGCACGCCGCCGTCGGGCGGGGCCAGCGCGGACGGCAGCTTGAGCTCGGCCACCGGCGGCTGCTTCGCCACCGGCGCGGCCAGCTCGCCGCGCACCGCGAGCGCGCCGAGCACGGCGAGGGCGGTGCCCGTGGCGCCGAGCAACAGGAAGGCCCAGCGTCGCTCGTTACGGGTGTGGCCGTCGGGGTTCATCGCCACCCAGTGTGCCTGGGAACGCGCGCAAGGTCAGCAGCAGCCCCCACGGCGGGTCACGAATTAGGTTTGATTAACCCGATCAGGGGTAGTCCTTGTCGCCCGTTCAGTCGGGTGCGTTGTCTGCGTGTGCTGTGCCGCTGGGCTGTTCGGTGGGCCAGAACTGGTGCCAGCCCGCCGCGTCCAGGGTCGCCGGGTCCACCCCGGCGGCGCGGGCGGCGGCCTCGGCGGCGCGCAGGGTGACCGCGAAGCCGCGGGCCACCGCGCGCAGCTCGGACTCCGGGTCGGCCCCGGCCAGCTTGGCCTTGGCGGCCAGCGCGAACAGCCCGGAACCGGTGTCCGCGCCGGAGGGCAGCAGGTCGACGGGCACTCTCGCCCGACCCGCGCGCTGAGCGAGCTTGGCGGCCAGGGACACCGCGGGCTGGCCGAGGGCGACCCCGTCCACCGCGGACTGCCTGCGCTTCTCGGCCTGCTTGAGCTCCTCCCAGCGCTGCTGCTGGGTGTGGCTGTCCCGCACCGCGGGGTCGCCGTCCTCGGCGAAGACGTGCGGGTGGCGGCCGATGAGCTTGGTCACCAGCTCGGTGGCCACCTCGTCGATGGTGAACGGGTCCGCCGCGTCCTCCTCGGCCACCCTGGCGTGGAAGAGCACCTGGAGCAGCACATCGCCCAGCTCCTCGCGCAGCGCCGCCCGGTCGCCGTCCTCGATCGCCTCCAGCAGCTCGTAGGTCTCCTCGACCAGGTACTGCCGCAGCGAGTCGTGGGTCTGCTCGGCGTCCCACGGGCAGCCGCCGGGCGAGCGCAGCCGGTGCATCACCTGGGCCGCCTCGACCAGTCCGGCGCCGCGCGGCTCCGGGGTGCCGATCAGCTTGGCCCCGGCCCGCACCAGCGCGGCCGCGGCCGGGCCCTCGGCGTCCAGGGTCAGCAGCACCACCGGCCCGCGCTCGGCCGCCGACAACAAGTCCGCCACCGGCGGCGGGGCCGGGAAGCCCAGCTCGGCCGGGTCGGCGTAGACCTCGGCCGCGGTGCGCAGCGCGGGCACCGCGGCCAGCGGTAAGACCGCGCCGAGCCGCTCGCTGAGCAGGACGACGGCGCAGTCCTGGGCAACGGGGGTCACTGCTGCGAGTCGCCCCTGCGCACGCTGAAGCTGCTGCCGGGGATGCGCGGGTCGCGGACCCGCTTGTCCACCGCGGTCTCGGTGGCCGCCCACTCGCCGTAGCGCGGGTTGACCTGCACGCCCAGCTCGTTGGCGTAGTGCGAGACGACGATCTGGCCGACCGCCTCCAGACCGGTCAGGTTGAGCTGCTCGGCCAGGCCGCCCTGGCTGGGCGCGCCCGCGACCGGGCGGTCCGTCCTGGACTTGACCCTGGCCACCAGCCACTGGCCGTTGCCGGTCTGCTCACCGGAGTTCAGCGACAGCGCCACCGCGTCACCGGGCTTGGCCGTGAACAGCGGCAGCAGCACCGCCGGGTTCTGCTGCTCGAGAATGGTCTGGAAGGTGAACCGCTTGTTCAGCCGGGCCGCCTCCGCGCTCTGCCCGGTCTGCGGGTTCGGCGGCTGGCCCGCGGTGTCCTTGCGCACCAGCGCGGCCGCGGCCTCGTCGCTGCGCGCCATCTCCTTGGCCTTGGCCTGCGCCTCGGTGTAGGTGGCGGCGTTGGTGAAGTCCAGCACCACCGCGAGGTGGTCGGCGAACTTGCGCCCGATGCCCACGGCGAGCAGCTGGGCGCGCACGGCCTGGTCGATGTTGTCCATCGTGTCCAGGCTCTTGGCCACCACCTGCTCGCGGCCGCCTGCCAGCTCGATCGCCTGTTCCTTCTGGTCCTCGGCGTAGGTCACGCCCTCCTTGGCGGCGACCTGCCGGATCAGCTCACGGGTGATCGCGATGCTGGCCTGGCGCCTGCCCAGGGTGGCCATCTGGTTGCCCTCGCGCTGCTGCTTGGCCGCGGCGGGGTTGGCCTTGAGCCAGGCGTCGAACCGCTGCTGGACCGCCTCGACCGGGATGGTGGTGTCCCCGATGATGGCCGCGGCGCCGGCCTTCGCGGGACCGCCGCAGCCGGTCAGGATCAGGCCCGCGGTGATCGACACGGCGACCAGGCGGGTGCGAGTCATGGCCTTCGTCACAGCTCCGTACCTTCTCACGATCGGGTGGCGCAGGTGCGTACGAGTCTTGCCCATCAGGCCCTTCCCGCCCCAACGGGGGTACCTGGAGTGGCCCCGACGAGGCTGTGCAGGAACTGGGCGCACCAGTCCAGCAGCTCGCGGTCGCGCAGCGGCGGCGCGCCCATCCGGCCACCGGCCGGTCCCTCGGTCGGCCTGGGCACGTTCACCTGACGGGTGGCCGGCTTGTACAGCGCCTTGGGGTAGAGCCGCTTGAGCCGGATGGTCTGCGAGTCGCGCAGCTCCATCGGCGCGAACCGGATCTGGCTGCCCTGCAACGCGATCTCGGTGACCCCGTGCTCGCGGCAGGTCTGGCGCAGCGTGGAGACCGCCAGCAGGTGCTCCACCGCCTTGGGCAGCGGGCCGTAGCGGTCGGTCAGCTCCTCGCGGACCGCGTCCAGGTCGGCGCCGCTGGCCGCCGCGGCGATCTTGCGGTATGCCTCCAGCCGCAGCCGCTCGCCCGGCACGTACTCGTGCGGGATGTGCGCGTCCACCGGCAGCTCGATCCGCACGTCGGCCAGCTCGGCCTCCTCGCTCTCGCCCTCCCCCGCCCCGGCGTGCTTGCGGAAGGCGTCCACCGCCTCGCCGACCAGCCGCACGTAGAGGTCGAAGCCGACGCCGGCGATGTGCCCGGACTGCTCCGCGCCCAGGATGTTGCCCGCGCCGCGGATCTCCAGGTCCTTCATGGCCACCGCCATGCCCGAGCCCAGCTCGGAGTTCTGCGCGATGGTGGCCAGCCGGTCGTGCGCCTGCTCGGTGAGCGGGGACTCCGGCGGGTAGAGGAAGTAGGCGTAGCCGCGTTCCCTGGCCCGGCCCACCCGGCCGCGCAGCTGGTGCAGCTGGGACAGGCCGAGCAGGTCGCCGCGCTCCACGATGAGGGTGTTGGCGTTGGAGATGTCCAGGCCGGTCTCCACGATGGTGGTGCAGACCAGGACGTCGTACTCCTTCTCCCAGAAGCCCTCGATGATCTTCTCCAGCTTGTCCTCGTTCATCTGCCCGTGCGCGGTGACCACCCTGGCCTCCGGCACCAGCTCGCGGATCTTGCGCGCCGCCTTCTCGATGGTGCTGACCCGATTGTGCACGTAGAAGACCTGGCCGTCGCGCAGCAGCTCGCGCCGGATGGCCGCGCCGACCTGCTTGTCGTTGTGCGCGCCCACGTAGGTCAGCACCGGGTGCCGCTCCTCCGGCGGGGTGAGGATGGTGGACATCTCGCGGATGCCGGCCAGGCTCATCTCCAGCGTGCGCGGGATCGGGGTGGCTGACATGGTGAGCACGTCCACGTGCGTGCGCAGGGACTTGATGTGCTCCTTGTGCTCGACCCCGAAGCGCTGCTCCTCATCGACGATGACCAGGCCGAGGTCCTTGTAGCGCACGTTCTTCTGCAACAGCCGGTGGGTGCCGATGACGATGTCCACGCTGCCGTCGGCCAGCCCGGTCAGCACCTTCTCCGCTTCCATCGTGTCGGTGAAGCGGGACATGCCCTTGACCGTGACCGGGAAGGCGCGCATCCGCTCGGTGAAGGTGTTCAGGTGCTGCTGGCCGAGCAGCGTGGTGGGCACCAGCACCACCACCTGCTTGCCGTCCTGCACCGCCTTGAACGCCGCGCGCACCGCGATCTCGGTCTTGCCGTAGCCGACGTCGCCGCAGATCACCCGGTCCATCGGCACCGCGCGCCGCATGTCCGCCTTGACCTCGTCGATGGCCGCCATCTGGTCGGGGGTCTCGGTGAACGGGAAGGCGTCCTCCAGCTCCCGCTGCCACGGGGTGTCCTCGCCGAAGGCGTGGCCGGGCGCGGACTGCCGGGCCGCGTAGAGCTGCACCAGCTCGGCCGCGATCTGCTTGACCGCCTTGCGCGCCTTGGCCTTGGTCGCCTTCCAGTCCGAGCCGCCGAGCTTGTTCAGCGCGGGCAGCTCGCCGCCGACGTAGCGGGAGACGTCGTCGAGCTGGTCGGTGGGCACGAACAGCCGGTCGCCCGGCTGGCCGCGCTTGCTGGAGGCGTACTCCAGCACCAGGTACTCGCGGGTGGCGCCCTGCACGGTGCGCCGCACCATCTCCACGTACTTGCCGATGCCGTGCTGCTCGTGCACCACGAAGTCGCCTGCCTTGAGCGCCAACGGGTCGACGGCGTTGCGGCGGCGGGAGGGCATCCGGCGCATGTCCTTGGTGGAGGTGCCGCCGCGGCCGCCGGTGAGGTCGGTCTCGGTGAGCACCACCAGCGCGGGGTCGGTCAGCACGAAGCCGTCCTCCAGCGCGCCGCGGACCACGGTGACCAGTCCGGGCGGCGGGGCCTCCGGCAGGCCCTGCTCGGCCCAGCGGCAGGGCACCTCGGCCTCGCTGAGCTGTTCGCAGGCGCGCTGGCCGGTGCCGGTGCCGGGCACCACGAGCACCGCGGCTCCCCCGCTGGCGGCGTGCGCGCGCAGGTCGGCGAAGGCCCGCTCCACCTCGCCGCGGTATGCCTCCACCTGCCGGATGTCCAGCCGGATGGGGCGGCGCTCGCCGTCCACGTCGTCGGTGGTGAGCTGGCTCAGCGACCACCACGGGCGGCCGGTGTCGCGGGCGTGCTCGGCCACCTCGGACAGGCTGCGGTAGGCCGAGGCGCCCAGGTCGATCGGGGCCTTGCCGCCGCTGGCCGCGGCCATCCAGGAGGCCTCCAGGAACTCCTGGCCGGTGCGCACCAGGTCGTGCGCGCGGGTGCGCACCTTCTCCGGGTCGGCCACCAGCACGTGCGTGCCGACCGGGACCACGTCGGTGAGCAGCTCCAGCTCGCCGGGCAGCAGCGCGGGCAGCAGCGCCTCCATGCCCTCGCACGGGATGCCGTTGGCGATCTTCTCCAGCATCTCGGCCAGCTGCGGGTCGCCGGTGTGCTCCTGCACCAGGCCGGCCGCGCGGGCGCGCACCTGCTCGGTGATCAGCAGCTCCCGGCAGGGCGGGGCGAACAGCTCCGGCACCGCGTCGGTCAGCGAGCGCTGGTCGGCCACGGCGAAGGCGCGGATCTCGGTGACCTCATCGCCCCAGAACTCCAGCCGCACCGGGTGTTCGGCGGTGGGCGGGAAGACGTCCAGGATGCCGCCGCGCACGGCGAACTCGCCGCGCTTCTCCACCATGTCCACCCGCACGTAGGCCAGCCGGACGAACCGCTCGACCAGCTCGGCGAAGTCGTGCTCGGAGCCCACCCGCAGCCGCACCGGCTCCAGCTCGCCGAGGCCGGGGGCCATCGGCTGGATCAGGCTGCGCACGGTGGCCACCACCACCCGCAGCGGCCCGAACTCCTCGGGGTGGGCCAGCCTGCGCAGGATGGACAGCCGCCCGCCGACGGTGTCCGCGCGTGGGGAGAGCCGTTCGTGCGGCAGCGTCTCCCAGGACGGGAAGACCGCCACGGTGTCCTGGCCGAGCAGGTCGCCGAGCGCGCGGCCCAGCTCCTCGGCCTCGCGGCCGGTGGCGGTGATCACCAGCACCATCCGGCCCGCGCCGACCGGGGCCGGCGCGGCCAGGGTGGCCACCACCAGCGGCCGGGCCGAGGATGGGCCCTCCAGCTCCAGGTCGTGGGCGCCGACGGAGGTGACGACCCTGCGCATGGCCTCGGAGGTCGTGGCGGCGGTGAGCAGGCCGGCGAGCGGCGCGGAGGTGGTCATGGCGGAGTGCGGTCCCCTCGGTGTTCGAACGCGAGACAGACCTCTGCCCGGGATCAGCGCCCCCGGGGAGGGGTCTCGTTGGTCAGCCTACGTCGGCCGCGCGCTCGTCGCCCGCGACCCACCACTCGGCCAGGCCGGGCGCGATCCCGGCGGAGATGAACAAGCCCAGGTTGAAGCTGACCGGGATGAGCAGGTAGCCGATCACGACCACGCCTGCCAGCACCGGGATCCGCCACCACCGCCGGATGAGCGCCCGCCCCAGCCGCCGCAGGTGCTGCCCGATGGCCTTCACCGCCGGACCAGCGAGTCGAGGATGCCCACCACCTCGTCCGGGCGGGACAGGAAGCCGATGTGGCTGCCGCTCGCGGTGTGCACGTCGAAGGGGTGCGCCGGGTTGGCCGCGTCCGCGTCGGCGATGAACAGGTCCTGCCAGGCGGGCGGGTGCAGCCGGTCCTCGGCCAGCCGGAGGTAGCTGCGCGGCACCCGGCCCCAGGTCGCCGGGTCCAGGCTGGTGTCGCCCTGGGTGATGTGCGGGGACTCGTCCGGGTCCAGGGTGTTCAGCGCGGCCAGGAACTCGGCCTGGGTGCCCTCGGCGAACATGGCCTCCTGCACCGCGGCCAGCGCCTCGGGGTCGGCGGTGCGCCAGTTCATCCGGATCACCCCGGCCGTCATCGGGTCGGCCGCGAGCACGTTCTCCCCGACCGCGGCGGCCAGGCTGTCGGCGTACTCCGGGGCGCTCAGGTAGTCGGCCACCGGCCGGGTGCAGCACCAGGCGGAGATGTAGACGATCCGGTCCAGCAGCTCGGGCACCGCGTTGCCCACGCCGCCCAGGGTGAACCCGCCGAGGCTGTGCCCGACCAGGACCACCGGCCCGTGCTCGGCGGCCCTGCGCACCACCGCGACGGTGTGCTCGACGTAGTCCGCCAGCGTCACCGAGGTCATCGGCGAGGGCGCGGCCGCGAAGCCGACGAGGTCCTGCGGGGCCTGGTACGCGGGGAGGAACCCGGCCTGGAAGCCGTGTCCCGGCAGGTCGACGGCGAGCGAACGGTGCCCGCGCAGCGCGAGTTCCCGTTGCACGGCCGACCAGCTGAAGGAGTTGGCGTTGGAGCCGTGCACGAGCACGAACGTGGGTGTCACCGGAGCAGCCTGCCACGCGCCATCCGTTGTGCCCTACCGGTTTGTCAGACTCCGTCGCTAATTTCGGACGGTCCGGCAGAAGCCGGGGGGAACACTGGGGAAAGGGCACACATGTCTGCCACACCATGGGGCCGGGTCGTGCTGCGCGGAGTCGGGGTGACCGTCGCGGTGGCCGCCGCGGGTCTGCTGACCGCCACCGCCGCGCTCGCCGCCCCGACGAAGGCCGCCGAGCGCACGGCGGTCACCTCCTACGAGTTCGTCAGCCAGTCCGGCGACTGGGTCGGCGGCGGCCAGACCCGCTCCTACCAGGCGCCGACCGACAAGTTCCGGTTCACCGGCAACGCCGAGTACCTGACGCTGTCGGTGGACTCCGCCGACGGCCGCGAGTGGTGGTCGGTCACGCTGGCCGCGCCCAAGGGCGAACGGCTGCGGCCGGGGATCTACCGCGACGCCGAACGCGCCCCGTTCCGCACCGGGCGCGCGCCCGGCCTGGACGTGGGTGGCACCGGCCGCGGCTGCAACCAGGTCTGGGGCCAGTTCGCCATCGACCAGATCGAGACCGACAGCAGCGGCGCGGTCAGCGTGCTGGAGGCCGGCTTCACCCAGAACTGCGAGGGCCCGGACGCACCGGCGCTCAAGGGCAAGGTGAAGTACCAGGCGTTCCCGCTGGGCTACAAGTTCGCCAGCGACCCCGGTGACTACATCGGCGGCGGCGTGACCAAGGCCTACTCCGGTTCCACCACGGTGTTCACCATGGGCGGCACCGTGGCCAACGGCCTGAGCCTGGGCGTCTCCGGGCAGCGCGACGGCTGGCACGTGGAGCTGGCGGCCCCGCGCGGTGAGTCGCTGAAGGTGGGCAAGTACCTGGACGCGCAGCGGTCGGCCTTCCGCGAGGACGGCCACCCCGGCATCGACATCGGCGGCAACGGGCGCGGCTGCAACAAGATCAGCGGCTCGTTCGAGATCACCGAACTGGTGACCAACCCGGACGGCACGGTCAAGGCGCTGGCCGCGACCGTGGAGCAGCACTGCGAGGGTGGCACCCCCGCGCTGCGCGCCACCATCAACTACTACGCCTGAGCCGATCCGGACGTTCACGTCGAGACCACAGCCGATGCCCCACCCTGGGGCGCATGAACTCGCGGCTCGCGGTCATCGGTGTGGCGGTCCTGCTCACGGCGGGCTGCGCGGGCGGGGTGGGCGGCACGGCGCCGTCCACCTCGCCCGCGCCGGGCCTGGCGGTGGAGGTGGTCACCGACAAGCTCACACACGGCTGGGAGATCGGCTTCCTGCCCGGTGGCCAGGTGCTGGTCAGCCAGCGGCCAGGACGGCTCACCCTGCTGTCCGGGTCCAAGCCGGGGGCCACCGCCACCGAGGTCAGCGCCGACTTCGCCGACGTGCTGGTGCGCGGCGAGGGCGGGCTGATGGGCCTGGTGGTGCACCCGGACTTCGCCACCTCGCGGAAGTTCACCACCTGCCAGACCCACCAGCAGGGCGACCGGGCGGTGGACGTCCGCCTGGTCACCTGGACGCTGGCCGCGGACGGCCGCAGCGCTGCCAGGAACCCCGAGCCGCTGCTCACCGGGCTGCCGGTGATCAGCAGCGGGCGGCACTCCGGCTGCCGCCTCCAGCTGGCCCCCGACGGCGCGCTGCTGGTCGGCACCGGCGACGCGGCGCAGCCCGCGGCCGCGCAGGACCGGCAGGGGCTGGGCGGCAAGGTGCTGCGGATCGACCTGAACAACGGCGCGCCCGCGCCGGGCAACCCGTTCGCCGCCGCGGGCAACGCCAGGGAGCGGCTGATCTACAGCTTCGGGCACCGCAACGTGCAGGGCCTGGCGGTGCGGCCGGGCGGGGACCAGGTCTTCGCCGCCGAGCACGGGCCGACCCGCGACGACGAGGTCAACCTGGTCAAGGCGGGCGCGAACTACGGCTGGGACCCGTCCCAGGGCGGCACGGTGACCAGCTACGACGAGAGCGTGCCGATGACCGACACGGAGCGGTTCCCGGACGCGGCGCCCGCGGTGTGGAGCTCGGGCGCGAGCACCGTGGCGGTGTGCGCGGCGGACTTCCTCAGCGGCGCGGACTGGGGCGAGCTGGACGGCGTGCTGGCCATGACCACGCTCAAGGGCAGCAAGCTGCTGCTGCTCAGCCTGGACGAGGCGGGCGCGGTCAAGTCGGTGGCCGCGCCCAAGGAGCTGGACGACACGCACGGCCGGCTGCGCGCGGCCCGGCGCGGCCCCGACGGCGCGCTGTACGTGACCACCAGCAACGGCACCGGGGACAAGCTGCTGCGGATCACCCGGCGCTGAGCGCGGGCGAGGTGTTGCGCAGCCCGCGCACACTGCGGCTGGCCAGCATGAACAGCGTGGCCAGCGCGATCACCCCGGCCGCGGCGAACAGCGTCTCGGTGACCCCGAAGGCGTGTGCGGCCGGTCCGATCGCGATCTCGCCGATGGGCACCGCGAGGAAGGAGCCGATCGCGTCGTAGGAGTACACCCTGGCC from Crossiella sp. CA-258035 harbors:
- a CDS encoding lytic murein transglycosylase → MNPDGHTRNERRWAFLLLGATGTALAVLGALAVRGELAAPVAKQPPVAELKLPSALAPPDGGVQLPALAASAPGVRPQAQLAEWAAAHSMKLNVPKAALEAYGYAAAVTAAEQPACRITWTALAGIGQVESNHGRFNGAKLDASARPTTDIRGIPLDGRPGVKAIKDTDGGQLDGDTVWDRAMGPLQFIPTTWKDWGIDADTDGRTDPDDLDDAALSAARYLCASGGDLGTPEGWWRAVTTYNESRRYGQDVLDRADHYGRNSRKA
- a CDS encoding MazG family protein, whose translation is MTPVAQDCAVVLLSERLGAVLPLAAVPALRTAAEVYADPAELGFPAPPPVADLLSAAERGPVVLLTLDAEGPAAAALVRAGAKLIGTPEPRGAGLVEAAQVMHRLRSPGGCPWDAEQTHDSLRQYLVEETYELLEAIEDGDRAALREELGDVLLQVLFHARVAEEDAADPFTIDEVATELVTKLIGRHPHVFAEDGDPAVRDSHTQQQRWEELKQAEKRRQSAVDGVALGQPAVSLAAKLAQRAGRARVPVDLLPSGADTGSGLFALAAKAKLAGADPESELRAVARGFAVTLRAAEAAARAAGVDPATLDAAGWHQFWPTEQPSGTAHADNAPD
- a CDS encoding PQQ-dependent sugar dehydrogenase — its product is MNSRLAVIGVAVLLTAGCAGGVGGTAPSTSPAPGLAVEVVTDKLTHGWEIGFLPGGQVLVSQRPGRLTLLSGSKPGATATEVSADFADVLVRGEGGLMGLVVHPDFATSRKFTTCQTHQQGDRAVDVRLVTWTLAADGRSAARNPEPLLTGLPVISSGRHSGCRLQLAPDGALLVGTGDAAQPAAAQDRQGLGGKVLRIDLNNGAPAPGNPFAAAGNARERLIYSFGHRNVQGLAVRPGGDQVFAAEHGPTRDDEVNLVKAGANYGWDPSQGGTVTSYDESVPMTDTERFPDAAPAVWSSGASTVAVCAADFLSGADWGELDGVLAMTTLKGSKLLLLSLDEAGAVKSVAAPKELDDTHGRLRAARRGPDGALYVTTSNGTGDKLLRITRR
- the mfd gene encoding transcription-repair coupling factor is translated as MTTSAPLAGLLTAATTSEAMRRVVTSVGAHDLELEGPSSARPLVVATLAAPAPVGAGRMVLVITATGREAEELGRALGDLLGQDTVAVFPSWETLPHERLSPRADTVGGRLSILRRLAHPEEFGPLRVVVATVRSLIQPMAPGLGELEPVRLRVGSEHDFAELVERFVRLAYVRVDMVEKRGEFAVRGGILDVFPPTAEHPVRLEFWGDEVTEIRAFAVADQRSLTDAVPELFAPPCRELLITEQVRARAAGLVQEHTGDPQLAEMLEKIANGIPCEGMEALLPALLPGELELLTDVVPVGTHVLVADPEKVRTRAHDLVRTGQEFLEASWMAAASGGKAPIDLGASAYRSLSEVAEHARDTGRPWWSLSQLTTDDVDGERRPIRLDIRQVEAYRGEVERAFADLRAHAASGGAAVLVVPGTGTGQRACEQLSEAEVPCRWAEQGLPEAPPPGLVTVVRGALEDGFVLTDPALVVLTETDLTGGRGGTSTKDMRRMPSRRRNAVDPLALKAGDFVVHEQHGIGKYVEMVRRTVQGATREYLVLEYASSKRGQPGDRLFVPTDQLDDVSRYVGGELPALNKLGGSDWKATKAKARKAVKQIAAELVQLYAARQSAPGHAFGEDTPWQRELEDAFPFTETPDQMAAIDEVKADMRRAVPMDRVICGDVGYGKTEIAVRAAFKAVQDGKQVVVLVPTTLLGQQHLNTFTERMRAFPVTVKGMSRFTDTMEAEKVLTGLADGSVDIVIGTHRLLQKNVRYKDLGLVIVDEEQRFGVEHKEHIKSLRTHVDVLTMSATPIPRTLEMSLAGIREMSTILTPPEERHPVLTYVGAHNDKQVGAAIRRELLRDGQVFYVHNRVSTIEKAARKIRELVPEARVVTAHGQMNEDKLEKIIEGFWEKEYDVLVCTTIVETGLDISNANTLIVERGDLLGLSQLHQLRGRVGRARERGYAYFLYPPESPLTEQAHDRLATIAQNSELGSGMAVAMKDLEIRGAGNILGAEQSGHIAGVGFDLYVRLVGEAVDAFRKHAGAGEGESEEAELADVRIELPVDAHIPHEYVPGERLRLEAYRKIAAAASGADLDAVREELTDRYGPLPKAVEHLLAVSTLRQTCREHGVTEIALQGSQIRFAPMELRDSQTIRLKRLYPKALYKPATRQVNVPRPTEGPAGGRMGAPPLRDRELLDWCAQFLHSLVGATPGTPVGAGRA
- a CDS encoding lytic murein transglycosylase, with protein sequence MVTPAPPSAPTPTPEPPSRRGGVAIRLVIAGVVIGVAGAGVWSLTQFLEPDRTPRRVEPPIVAVPVEPGSAVPGEVLPERQPPPAAQGGQAPDPIGDWAGKVGEAIEVPARALRAYAVADLTLRKEKPRCRITWATIAAIGRIESNHNRYGGATLQDDGRPSKPIIGVPLDGSPGFKAIPDTDKGQLDGDTQWDRAVGPMQFIPATWKRFAADADGDGKADPQDIDDAAVAAGRYLCASNRDLGTGKDWWAATFTYNNSVEYGQKVFGLADRYARGSLGQR
- a CDS encoding alpha/beta hydrolase encodes the protein MTPTFVLVHGSNANSFSWSAVQRELALRGHRSLAVDLPGHGFQAGFLPAYQAPQDLVGFAAAPSPMTSVTLADYVEHTVAVVRRAAEHGPVVLVGHSLGGFTLGGVGNAVPELLDRIVYISAWCCTRPVADYLSAPEYADSLAAAVGENVLAADPMTAGVIRMNWRTADPEALAAVQEAMFAEGTQAEFLAALNTLDPDESPHITQGDTSLDPATWGRVPRSYLRLAEDRLHPPAWQDLFIADADAANPAHPFDVHTASGSHIGFLSRPDEVVGILDSLVRR
- a CDS encoding tetratricopeptide repeat protein, whose amino-acid sequence is MTEGTFEAYRRAESLLAANRPLDALRQLEPVLESDPELPSVHLLAARCYLHSAQLTRAERGFRRVLELDPTDHYARFALGRTLQRQSRLSEAITQLRMAAAMHPTPDYLEAVNEVRARIMLREKDTGT